The sequence below is a genomic window from Rhizobium gallicum bv. gallicum R602sp.
TAGATTACGAATGCAATCTAAAAAAGGAGATGACGATGCGCGTAAGTCGCAGTCAGGCCGCGGAAAACCGCGAAACCGTGATCAATGTCGCAAGTCGCCTCTTTCGGGAGCGAGGCTTTGACGGCATCGGCCTTAAGGATCTGATGAAGGGTGCCGGACTGACCCAAGGCGCCTTTTACAAGCAGTTCGTATCAAAGGAGGACCTGGCTGCGCAGGCGTCCAGGCGAGCGATGGAGAGCGCCACCCACCGATGGTCGGCCGCGACTGCGGCTAAAGACGAGGATCCGCTTGGCGCGGTGATCGCGTTCTATCTCAGTATGGACCATCGCGGAGAAAAGATGGACGGCTGCCCGATCGTGGCGCTCGGTTCGGATGCCGCCAGACAAGGCATGGACGTGAAAGCTTCGTTCGAAGCCGGGATTAAGGAGCATCTCGAGATCCTCGGCCGTTTCATTGCCGAGACCCATGGCGAGGATGCCGATGGCAAGGCCATGGCCATTCTTGCGACGATGGTCGGTGCGCTGATGTTATCGCGCGTCGTCAACGATCCCGACCTCGCGCGGGGCTTTTTGGATGCGGCGACCCATCAGATTAACCAAGCAGCCGGCGCCTGAACGGCATGGCAGCGCTGGCGGCGCACCCAAACTGAAAGGAAAAACAGATGCGACGGATTGTTGTTACGGGCATGGGAGCGGTCACGCCCCTTGCTGCCGATGTTGAAGCGTCCTGGTCGCGTCTCCTGGCCGGCCACTCGGGCATCCGGAGGCTTCCGGACGACGTAGTGGGCGACCTCCCTGCAAAGGTCGGAGGGGTGGTTTCGTCCCTCGAAGAAGACCCCGAAGCCGGCTTCGATCCGAATACGGTCCTGGCGCCGAAGGATCAGCGCAAGGTGGACCGGTTCATTCTCTTTGGGCTCACGGCTGCACAAGAGGCGCTTGCCCAAGCAAGATGGGCGCCCGTCTCGGAAGCGGATCGCTTGCGCACGGCCACGATCATCGCGTCCGGCATCGGCGGGTTTCCCGCCATCACCGAGGCGGTGCGCACGGTTGACCTGCGCGGTGTCCGCCGCCTGTCGCCGTTTACGATACCGTCTTTCCTGGTGAATCTCGCGGCGGGCCACATCTCGATCCGCCATAGCTTCAAAGGCCCACTGGGCGCGCCGGTGACGGCGTGCGCGGCCGGCATTCAGGCGATCGGCGATGCGGCCCGTCTTATCCGCGCCAATGAGGCCGACATCGCCGTGTGCGGTGGCACCGAAGCGTGCATGAACATCGTCAGCCTCGGTGGCTTTGCTGCCGCACGCTCTCTTTCCACTGGCTTCAATGACACGCCGGCCGAGGCCTCACGACCTTTCGACATGGCGCGGGACGGCTTTGTCATGGGGGAAGGAGCCGGCATCCTGGTCATCGAGGAATTGAGCCACGCGCTTGCCCGCGGTGCCAAACCGCTCGCCGAGCTCGTCGGCTACGGCACGACGGCGGATGCTCATCACGTCACCTCCGGTCCCACCGACGGCGAAGGGGCGCGCCGTGCCATGGAGATCGCGATTGCCCAAGCAGGGATTTCGCCGCGCGAGGTTCGTCATCTCAATGCGCATGCGACCTCCACGCCAGTAGGAGATCTTGGGGAAATCGCGGCGATAAAGAGGGTATTCGGGCGCGATTTCGCGATAGCTGTCAGTGCAACGAAATCGGCGACCGGACACCTGCTCGGCGCCGCCGGCGGGCTTGGTGCTATCTTCGCGATCCTGGCGCTCAGGGACCAGGTGGCGCCGCCGACACTCAATCTGAGCGCCCCGGATCCAGCCGCCGAAGGGATCGACTTCGTCGCAAGCCAAGCTCGGCCAATGGGGATGGATTACGCGATCTCCAGTGGCTTTGGCTTCGGAGGGGTCAACGCGAGTGCGCTGTTCCGACGCTGGACGAACGAGCTGACCGGCGCGAGCACCGGACGGGCCGGTGATTGAAATCCGGCCTCCAAACGTTCCTGTTTTTCCAACACCAGATCTACGGCCGGCGGGCCGAGCGACAGTCTTGAAACGCAAACCAGCCAAAATAAAGAAGTGATATCCGTGAATAAGACCAATCTTGGGATCGCCCTGGCGACGGGGCATCCACCGGCATCGGGCACGCAAAGGCCGAGGCCCTGCAGAGCGTCGGCTTTCGCGCGTTCGGAATGGCGATAGATTGGCCCTGCACGTCGTCCATCGGCAAGATAAGGCTGCCGCCTTTTCCAGTGTTCTTCATCACCGGAGCTTCATCTCGACGCCGGAACGTGAGAAACGAGCTTTGGCCCTTCCGTTGATGGAATCCTGCTGAACCGCTGTCGCGCCGCCGCTGGGTCCGCTAGAGTTCCAAGTCCCTACCAGGCAGATCGAAACCCTGAAACGCTAATCTCATAGTAAGCTGATGCATCTGGAGCGCCTATGATGAAGCCGACCCGGTCGCCCGTGGCAGTGAGGATCGAGGACCTCGACGACGCGAGGCTGGTTGAACACGCGCGACAGTGTGACCCCGCCGCATTTTGGGTGATCATCAAGCGTCACAATCAGCGGCTTCACCGGGTCGCCCGTGCCGTCCTGAATGACGACACCGAGGCGGAGGACGTACTTCAGGAGACCTATATCCACGCCTTCACCCATCTGGCCGAATTCCGCGCGGAGGCGCGGCTCTCGACCTGGCTCACCCGGATTGCGCTGAACGAGGCCCTGGGACGCCGCCGAAAAAGGCGACCTACCGTGGACGTAAAAGCCCTCGAAGGCATGGTCGCTCCGTTCAGTGCCCACAAGCCTGATCCCGAAGAGGCGGCCGCTCTCGCTGAAATCCGCAGCCTCCTGGAGCGAGCCGTCGGTGGCTTGCCAGAGCCCTTTCGCATCGTCTTTGTCATGCGGGACGTCGAGGAAATGAGCATTGAGGAAACGGCTGTTCTTTTGGCACTACGACCTCGGACAGTGAGCACCCGTCTTTATCGCGCGCGCCGACTGCTCCGCGAGGCCCTGCGGGACAAGCTCGCCACCGTGTTCACAGATACGTTTCTCTTCGCAGGCGACCGTTGTGACCGCCTCGCGCAATCAGTCCTCGATCGGCTCGCCATCCGCCTGGTTCGAAAGGATACTCATTAGTTGAGCGCGGCGACTGAGCGCACGCAGTCGCCGTCCACACCGAGATTGCGCCCGGGGACCCGGGAATATTTTGGCGGCCCGGACCATCTAATCGTTAGGCAAAAGCATTCGGCGCCGCGGTGCTGACAGCGGTGTTGATCAACAAATATAGGAGACCACCATGCAGGACGCACTTCACCTATCCCGGCGTCAGTCGCTTCAGGGACTTGTCGTACTCGGTGCC
It includes:
- a CDS encoding TetR/AcrR family transcriptional regulator, with the protein product MRVSRSQAAENRETVINVASRLFRERGFDGIGLKDLMKGAGLTQGAFYKQFVSKEDLAAQASRRAMESATHRWSAATAAKDEDPLGAVIAFYLSMDHRGEKMDGCPIVALGSDAARQGMDVKASFEAGIKEHLEILGRFIAETHGEDADGKAMAILATMVGALMLSRVVNDPDLARGFLDAATHQINQAAGA
- the fabF gene encoding beta-ketoacyl-ACP synthase II, which encodes MRRIVVTGMGAVTPLAADVEASWSRLLAGHSGIRRLPDDVVGDLPAKVGGVVSSLEEDPEAGFDPNTVLAPKDQRKVDRFILFGLTAAQEALAQARWAPVSEADRLRTATIIASGIGGFPAITEAVRTVDLRGVRRLSPFTIPSFLVNLAAGHISIRHSFKGPLGAPVTACAAGIQAIGDAARLIRANEADIAVCGGTEACMNIVSLGGFAAARSLSTGFNDTPAEASRPFDMARDGFVMGEGAGILVIEELSHALARGAKPLAELVGYGTTADAHHVTSGPTDGEGARRAMEIAIAQAGISPREVRHLNAHATSTPVGDLGEIAAIKRVFGRDFAIAVSATKSATGHLLGAAGGLGAIFAILALRDQVAPPTLNLSAPDPAAEGIDFVASQARPMGMDYAISSGFGFGGVNASALFRRWTNELTGASTGRAGD
- a CDS encoding RNA polymerase sigma factor gives rise to the protein MMKPTRSPVAVRIEDLDDARLVEHARQCDPAAFWVIIKRHNQRLHRVARAVLNDDTEAEDVLQETYIHAFTHLAEFRAEARLSTWLTRIALNEALGRRRKRRPTVDVKALEGMVAPFSAHKPDPEEAAALAEIRSLLERAVGGLPEPFRIVFVMRDVEEMSIEETAVLLALRPRTVSTRLYRARRLLREALRDKLATVFTDTFLFAGDRCDRLAQSVLDRLAIRLVRKDTH